The Hymenobacter oligotrophus genome has a window encoding:
- a CDS encoding ankyrin repeat domain-containing protein, giving the protein MSFTSAQPEDLLIDAARRGDVAQIRELLATGLDVNLQNGKGFTPLIVASYDGHLEATQVLLEAGANPNVQDVSGNTALMGVSFKGYPEIAHLLIANGADLNQQNGNGGTALMFATLFGRHNIVPVLLEAGADTHIRDVRGLSARDLAVQQGNEQALQLLPE; this is encoded by the coding sequence ATGTCCTTTACCTCTGCCCAACCCGAAGACCTTCTTATCGATGCTGCCCGCCGCGGCGACGTAGCCCAAATTCGGGAGCTGTTGGCCACCGGCCTCGATGTCAACCTGCAAAACGGCAAGGGTTTCACGCCGCTGATTGTAGCCTCGTACGACGGCCACCTCGAGGCCACCCAAGTACTGCTCGAGGCCGGCGCCAACCCCAACGTGCAGGATGTAAGCGGCAACACCGCCCTCATGGGCGTGTCGTTTAAGGGCTACCCCGAAATTGCCCACTTGCTAATTGCCAACGGCGCCGACCTAAACCAGCAAAACGGCAACGGCGGTACGGCCCTGATGTTTGCCACTTTGTTTGGCCGGCACAACATCGTGCCGGTGCTGCTGGAAGCCGGTGCCGACACCCACATCCGCGACGTGCGCGGCCTTTCGGCCCGCGACTTAGCCGTGCAGC